The following are encoded together in the Chiroxiphia lanceolata isolate bChiLan1 chromosome 8, bChiLan1.pri, whole genome shotgun sequence genome:
- the REC8 gene encoding meiotic recombination protein REC8 homolog, with protein sequence MVLGGASDRSASGLGGFGWVLGGFGWVPTLFLRSFRAVPLRLAATCSSRLLRREYLAVDVPRTCASVVSFVNGRSGWEVPPPPAGAPPPRCSLYLAAMLQLGLVRVYVRQCGNLLEDASQILDRLHRARPPLVEIDMSPSRRTQLLPDSQALMVQLELAPDPFFGVMGVELPQVEELLPPPIEIEFPPGPPVTVSPEYITLREPEVPPLPPPLEEELPEVTPRELQLLLEAEAEELLPPVEELEELPAPPPIPRVPPPEEPALPPPIPEVPVRRRIPRRRLPPHMDLVPHISPKLFRAQLLQPQAHCQPLVLLEPPHRIRRPPSELLNAPTHDWLPPELWELWGRCAQRPAPPAAPPPELPSDLEVLREALEPSLPTLISEVSLEPLEEEPLERLPPAPPIVPELPELPEVVEAPPDLRRLILEHAQHPGGSELTAMLPPGSSRAHVAKIFALCLELCGAHWVRLDQPRPYGPITVSLRPRPE encoded by the exons ATGGTTTTGGGGGGCGCTTCGGACCGTTCTGCCTCGGGTTTGGGGGGTTTCGGGTGGGTTTTGGGTGGTTTCGGGTGGGTCCCGACTCTCTTTTTGCGGTCGTTCCGGGCCGTTCCCCTCAGGTTGGCCGCCACCTGCAGCTCGCGGCTGCTGCGCCGGGAGTACCTGGCGGTGGACGTGCCGCGCACCTG TGCCTCCGTGGTGTCGTTCGTGAATGGTCGCAGCGGGTGGGAGGTCCCGCCCCCGCCGGCCGGAGCTCCGCCCCCCCGGTGCTCGCTGTACCTGGCGGCGATGCTGCAGCTCGGGCTGGTCCGGGTGTACGTGCGGCAGTGCGGGAACCTGCTCG AGGATGCCTCGCAGATCCTGGACCGGCTGCACCGCGCGCGGCCCCCGCTGGTGGAGATCGACATGAGCCCCTCCCGCCG gACCCAGCTGCTCCCCGATTCCCAGGCTCTGATGGTGCAGCTGGAATTGGCCCCTGAccccttttttggggtgatggGAGTGGAGCTTCCTCAG GTGGAGGAGCTCCTGCCCCCACCCATTGAGATCGAGTTCCCCCCAG GGCCCCCCGTGACGGTGTCCCCTGAGTACATCACCCTGCGGGAACCAGAAGTtccgccgctgccgccgcccctGGAG GAGGAGCTGCCTGAAGTGACccccagagagctgcagctgctgctcgAGGCTGAGGccgaggagctgctgcccccgG TGGAGGAACTGGAGGAGCTGCCGGCGCCACCCCCCATCCCCC GTGTCCCACCCCCGGAGGAGCCCGCCCTGCCTCCCCCCATTCCGGAGGTCCCGGTGCGTCGCCGCATCCCCCGTCGTCGCCTCCCGCCCCACATGGACCTCGTGCCCCACATCTCCCCCAAGCTGTTCcgggcacagctgctccagccccaagCCCACTGTCAGCCCCTG gtgctgctggagccgCCCCACAGGATCCGCCGCCCCCCAAGTGAGCTCCTGAACGCCCCCACCCACG ATTGGCTGCCCccggagctgtgggagctgtggggacGCTGTGCCCAGCGCCCTGCCCCGCCTGCAGCCCCGCCCCCGGAGCTGCCCAGCGACTTGGAG gtGCTTCGGGAGGCCCTGGAGCCGAGTCTGCCCACCCTGATCTCAG aagTGTCCCTGGAGCCCCTCGAGGAGGAGCCACTGGAGAGACT GCCCCCGGCCCCACCCATTGTCCCAGAGCTTCCGGAGCTTCCGGAGGTGGTTGAAGCTCCTCCCGACCTTCGGAG GCTGATCCTGGAGCACGCCCAGCACCCAGGGGGATCGGAGCTGACGGCCATGCTGCCCCCGGGGTCATCCCGCG